A genomic window from Halogeometricum borinquense DSM 11551 includes:
- a CDS encoding cytochrome ubiquinol oxidase subunit I: MIDPVIASRLQFALTTIVHIIFPVMSMGLAPFLVYFTWREIRSDDPVYEQLRRFWTKIFAVSFVVGTVTGIVLEFEFGTNFAAFSTVTGELFGGPLATEGMMAFMLEATFLGVFVFGREKVSDALYMVSAVAVGLGTWLSAVWILVANSWMQTPRGFEMVTKNGQSIVSLVDPIAAYANPRFPWMFVHMQNAAVLSVALFMAGIAAYHVFRHYHWEYPVQNVAFWEKTLKIAIVVLVLTAPFQVLHGDAYARHVADTQPQKFAAMEAVWETESYVPEYIIAVPTNLEDLTDPRAKELLGVGIPGGASWLVSGGDPTATITGLNEFETEAPPVAIVFWSFRLMVGLGFWFIVLAFWAAYRWWRGELREDDLLHKSLMVSSLLGILAVEVGWIVTEVGRQPWVVQGVMKTADGVSPGLSGFDATVTLVGFAVVYLGLLTLYGYVVARIIRAGPPTMAESEQMTLDDATASAAGDD, from the coding sequence ATGATAGATCCAGTCATCGCTAGTCGACTGCAGTTCGCACTGACGACCATTGTTCACATCATCTTCCCGGTGATGAGTATGGGTCTTGCGCCGTTTCTCGTCTACTTTACGTGGCGTGAGATACGCTCCGATGACCCGGTGTACGAGCAGTTGCGACGGTTCTGGACGAAGATTTTCGCCGTCTCGTTCGTCGTCGGTACCGTCACGGGCATCGTGTTGGAGTTCGAGTTCGGGACGAACTTCGCCGCCTTCTCTACGGTGACCGGCGAACTGTTCGGCGGCCCACTCGCCACCGAGGGGATGATGGCGTTCATGCTGGAAGCGACGTTCCTCGGCGTGTTCGTTTTCGGTCGCGAGAAGGTCTCTGACGCCCTCTACATGGTGTCGGCCGTCGCCGTCGGCCTCGGGACGTGGCTCTCGGCCGTCTGGATTCTCGTCGCCAACTCGTGGATGCAGACACCGCGCGGGTTCGAGATGGTGACGAAGAACGGCCAATCTATCGTCTCGCTCGTAGATCCCATCGCCGCCTACGCCAACCCGCGGTTCCCGTGGATGTTCGTCCACATGCAGAACGCCGCCGTCCTCTCGGTCGCGCTGTTCATGGCGGGCATCGCCGCCTACCACGTCTTCAGACACTACCACTGGGAGTATCCGGTGCAGAACGTTGCATTCTGGGAGAAGACACTGAAGATTGCTATCGTCGTTCTCGTCCTCACCGCACCGTTCCAAGTGCTCCACGGCGACGCCTACGCGCGGCACGTCGCGGATACGCAACCGCAGAAGTTCGCCGCAATGGAGGCCGTCTGGGAGACAGAGAGTTACGTTCCGGAGTACATCATCGCGGTGCCGACGAACCTCGAAGACCTGACGGATCCACGAGCGAAGGAGCTACTCGGGGTGGGGATACCCGGCGGGGCGTCGTGGTTGGTCAGTGGGGGTGATCCGACGGCGACCATCACCGGCTTGAACGAGTTCGAGACGGAGGCGCCACCGGTGGCCATCGTCTTTTGGTCGTTCCGCCTGATGGTCGGTCTCGGCTTCTGGTTCATCGTACTCGCATTCTGGGCGGCCTACCGGTGGTGGCGGGGCGAACTCCGCGAGGACGACCTGTTGCACAAGTCGCTCATGGTCTCATCGCTGCTCGGCATCCTCGCCGTCGAGGTGGGGTGGATAGTGACCGAAGTCGGGCGACAACCCTGGGTCGTCCAAGGCGTCATGAAGACGGCCGACGGTGTCTCGCCGGGGCTGAGCGGTTTCGATGCGACAGTGACGCTCGTCGGGTTCGCCGTCGTCTACCTCGGTCTGCTGACGCTGTACGGATACGTCGTCGCTCGTATCATTCGAGCGGGACCGCCAACGATGGCGGAAAGCGAACAGATGACGCTCGACGATGCGACGGCATCCGCCGCGGGGGATGACTGA
- the cydB gene encoding cytochrome d ubiquinol oxidase subunit II encodes MTALLSAASGTVTLQTYGLADGPLFGLPLPEMWFALVFFILGTFLFLDGFDFGVGAIFATREDEDEREQLLSAIGPFWDGNEVWLVVFGGALFAAFPAVYANLFSRNYLLMFAILGALIMRGLAPEMYEQRHDESWQRWWGRAFVAGSVLAPFFLGVFAANWFLGATTLVSLASIVVGVAVVALTVVSGAAFLGLKTRGSLRDETVRYGPPALVAYLGLVVVAVGYLLLTRPAMRADLLAAPSLGLVGLSVVLGVAYVVTMRREQYVPALAAAAGLTYGLVTLVATLLYPFADPGSGLTVSTAIVSTLPLNLMSIASALLLPLVFSYFVVLYSTFRGPVESGESYAGE; translated from the coding sequence ATGACGGCGTTGCTTTCAGCGGCGTCTGGAACCGTGACACTTCAGACGTACGGACTCGCGGACGGGCCACTGTTCGGGCTTCCGCTGCCCGAGATGTGGTTCGCGCTGGTGTTTTTCATCCTCGGGACGTTTCTGTTCCTCGACGGATTCGACTTCGGGGTTGGGGCGATCTTCGCCACGCGTGAGGACGAAGACGAACGGGAGCAGTTGCTGTCGGCTATCGGGCCGTTCTGGGACGGTAACGAAGTGTGGTTGGTCGTCTTCGGCGGTGCGTTGTTCGCCGCGTTCCCGGCGGTGTACGCGAACCTGTTCAGCCGCAACTACCTTCTGATGTTCGCCATTCTCGGGGCACTCATCATGCGCGGCCTCGCCCCCGAAATGTACGAACAACGGCACGACGAATCGTGGCAACGCTGGTGGGGCCGCGCGTTCGTCGCCGGAAGCGTTCTCGCGCCGTTCTTCCTCGGCGTCTTCGCAGCCAACTGGTTCCTCGGTGCGACGACGCTCGTCTCGTTGGCATCCATTGTCGTCGGTGTCGCCGTCGTCGCGCTCACCGTCGTCAGCGGGGCGGCGTTCCTCGGACTGAAGACGCGCGGGTCGCTCAGAGACGAAACGGTGAGATACGGACCGCCCGCACTCGTCGCCTACCTCGGACTCGTCGTCGTCGCCGTCGGCTATCTCCTCCTGACTCGTCCGGCGATGCGGGCGGACCTGCTCGCGGCCCCCTCACTCGGACTCGTCGGATTGAGCGTCGTCCTCGGCGTCGCCTACGTCGTGACGATGCGCCGGGAGCAGTACGTGCCGGCATTGGCGGCCGCAGCGGGGTTGACCTACGGTCTCGTCACTCTCGTCGCAACGCTGCTCTACCCGTTTGCGGACCCGGGAAGCGGACTGACTGTTTCGACGGCCATCGTCTCGACGCTCCCGTTGAACCTCATGAGCATCGCGTCTGCCCTGCTCTTACCGCTCGTGTTCAGCTACTTCGTCGTCCTGTACTCGACGTTCCGAGGACCCGTCGAATCCGGCGAATCGTACGCCGGGGAGTGA
- a CDS encoding Rid family detoxifying hydrolase, which translates to MKRTISTDDAPAAVGAYSQATTNGSVLFTAGQIPLTPDGELLDDEDIATQTKQSLDNVMAILESEGADASDVLKVSVFLDDIEDFDEMNETYADYFDEEPPARSALEVANLPKGVGVEIEAIADIE; encoded by the coding sequence ATGAAGCGAACGATCAGTACGGACGATGCCCCCGCGGCAGTGGGTGCGTACAGTCAGGCGACAACGAACGGTTCGGTTCTGTTTACGGCCGGACAGATCCCCCTGACGCCGGACGGCGAACTCCTCGATGACGAGGACATCGCCACGCAGACGAAACAGTCCCTAGACAACGTGATGGCGATCCTCGAATCTGAGGGAGCAGACGCGTCGGACGTACTCAAGGTGAGCGTCTTCCTCGACGACATCGAGGACTTCGACGAGATGAACGAGACGTACGCCGACTACTTCGACGAGGAACCGCCGGCACGAAGCGCGCTTGAGGTGGCCAACCTCCCGAAGGGCGTCGGCGTCGAAATCGAAGCCATCGCAGACATCGAGTAA
- the thsB gene encoding thermosome subunit beta, producing MIIMGEDAQRVKDRDAQEYNISAARAVAEAVRSTLGPKGMDKMLVDSMGDVTITNDGVTILKEMDIDNPTAEMIVEVAETQESEAGDGTTTAVAIAGELLKNAEDLLEQDIHPTAIIKGFHLASQKAREEVDDIAEAVDPDDEELVKKVAETSMTGKSSELNKELLAELIVDAVKQVTVEADDGTYVVDLENVSIETQTGRSASESELLNGAVIDKDPVHDDMPTEFDEASVLLLNDPIEVEEADVDTQVNIESPDQLQKFLDQEEKQLKEKVEKIAATDADVVFCQKGIDDLAQHYLAKEGILAVRRTKKSDIKFLKNVAGGNVVSDLDSVTEDDLGVASIRRDEEGELFYVEGLGDKTHGVTMLLRGSTDHVVDELERGVEDALDVVATTVSDGRVLAGGGAIEVELASRLRNYADSVSGREQLAVEAFADALELVPRVLAENAGLDSIDTLVDLRAAHEDGDVRAGLNVFTGNVEDTFEAGIVEPAHAKEQAISSAQEAANLVLKIDDIIAAGDLSTSGGDDEGGAPAGGMGGMGGMGGAM from the coding sequence ATGATCATCATGGGTGAGGACGCGCAGCGCGTGAAAGACCGCGACGCGCAGGAGTACAACATCAGTGCCGCCCGCGCCGTCGCTGAGGCGGTACGCTCGACACTCGGTCCGAAAGGGATGGACAAGATGCTCGTCGATTCGATGGGCGACGTGACCATCACGAACGACGGTGTTACCATCCTCAAGGAGATGGACATCGACAACCCGACGGCCGAGATGATCGTCGAAGTCGCCGAGACGCAGGAGAGCGAAGCCGGCGACGGGACGACGACGGCTGTCGCCATTGCAGGTGAACTCCTGAAGAACGCCGAGGACCTCCTCGAACAGGACATCCACCCGACGGCAATCATCAAGGGCTTCCACCTCGCCAGCCAGAAGGCCCGCGAGGAAGTTGACGACATCGCCGAAGCGGTTGACCCCGACGACGAGGAACTCGTCAAGAAGGTCGCCGAAACGTCGATGACTGGCAAGAGCTCCGAACTCAACAAGGAGCTTCTCGCCGAACTCATCGTCGATGCCGTCAAGCAGGTCACCGTCGAAGCCGACGACGGCACCTACGTTGTCGACCTCGAAAACGTCTCCATCGAGACGCAGACCGGACGCTCGGCCTCCGAGTCCGAGCTTCTCAACGGTGCGGTCATCGACAAAGACCCGGTCCACGACGACATGCCGACCGAGTTCGACGAGGCCAGTGTCCTGCTCCTGAACGACCCCATCGAGGTCGAGGAGGCCGACGTTGACACGCAGGTCAACATCGAGTCCCCCGACCAACTGCAGAAGTTCCTCGACCAAGAGGAAAAACAGCTGAAAGAGAAGGTCGAGAAGATTGCTGCCACCGACGCAGACGTCGTCTTCTGTCAGAAGGGCATCGACGACCTCGCCCAGCACTACCTCGCCAAAGAGGGCATCCTCGCAGTCCGCCGGACGAAGAAGTCCGACATCAAGTTCCTCAAGAACGTTGCGGGCGGCAACGTCGTCTCCGACCTCGACAGCGTCACCGAGGACGACCTCGGCGTCGCGTCCATCCGCCGCGATGAGGAAGGCGAACTGTTCTACGTCGAAGGTCTCGGCGACAAGACGCACGGCGTCACGATGCTCCTGCGTGGTTCGACCGACCACGTGGTTGACGAACTCGAACGCGGCGTCGAAGACGCGCTCGACGTGGTTGCGACCACCGTCTCCGACGGACGCGTCCTCGCGGGCGGCGGCGCTATCGAGGTCGAACTCGCCTCGCGCCTCCGCAACTACGCTGACTCCGTCTCCGGCCGCGAACAGCTGGCCGTCGAGGCGTTCGCGGACGCTCTCGAACTCGTCCCCCGCGTCCTCGCAGAGAACGCCGGTCTCGACTCCATCGACACGCTCGTCGATCTCCGCGCGGCCCACGAAGACGGTGACGTCCGCGCTGGTCTGAACGTCTTCACGGGCAACGTCGAAGACACCTTCGAGGCAGGCATCGTCGAGCCCGCTCACGCGAAAGAGCAAGCCATCTCCTCGGCACAGGAGGCCGCGAACCTCGTCCTCAAAATCGACGACATCATCGCTGCGGGTGACCTCAGCACCAGCGGCGGCGATGACGAAGGTGGCGCCCCCGCCGGCGGCATGGGCGGCATGGGCGGCATGGGCGGCGCGATGTAA
- a CDS encoding alanine dehydrogenase has translation MQTLLLNNDDVHENANMTELVPAIEEAFAAFERGDAQMPPKSYIDLPQYNGDFRSMPAYMDAGDWDAAGIKWVNVHPDNEEQFDLPTVMGTMVYSSPETAFPLALMDGTELTMKRTGAAAAVATDHLAIEDASSLGIIGAGVQSYTQLEAIATVRDIQEVIVSDLDEERVARFIDTFEDEFDVRAGSIEEAASCDVLSTVTPVEDPIVSRDAVGDHTHINAMGADAEGKHELADEVLLDAKLVIDDHEQTTHSGEINVPYNEGVLSDDDIHAAIGEIVVGDEEGRTDEDGISVFDSTGLAIQDVAAAHIVYEHARENDNGYEFDLLGLSGRDD, from the coding sequence ATGCAAACACTGCTGCTGAACAACGACGACGTTCACGAAAACGCGAACATGACGGAACTCGTTCCCGCTATCGAGGAGGCGTTCGCCGCCTTCGAACGCGGTGACGCGCAGATGCCCCCGAAATCGTACATCGACCTGCCGCAGTACAACGGTGACTTCCGGTCGATGCCCGCCTACATGGACGCAGGCGACTGGGACGCCGCAGGCATCAAGTGGGTCAACGTCCACCCGGACAACGAAGAACAGTTCGACCTGCCCACGGTCATGGGGACGATGGTGTACTCCTCGCCTGAGACGGCGTTCCCCCTCGCACTCATGGACGGGACCGAACTGACGATGAAGCGTACGGGTGCGGCCGCCGCCGTCGCCACGGATCACCTCGCCATCGAGGACGCCTCGTCGCTCGGTATCATCGGCGCAGGTGTCCAGTCGTACACGCAGCTTGAGGCTATCGCCACCGTCCGCGACATTCAGGAAGTCATCGTCTCTGACCTCGACGAGGAGCGTGTCGCCCGCTTCATCGATACCTTCGAGGACGAGTTCGATGTTCGCGCAGGATCCATCGAAGAGGCCGCCTCCTGCGACGTACTCTCGACGGTGACGCCCGTCGAAGACCCCATCGTCTCCCGCGACGCCGTTGGCGACCACACCCACATCAACGCGATGGGTGCAGACGCCGAAGGCAAGCACGAACTCGCAGACGAGGTACTCCTCGATGCGAAGCTCGTCATTGACGACCACGAACAGACGACCCACTCCGGCGAGATTAACGTCCCCTACAACGAGGGCGTCCTCTCGGACGACGACATTCACGCCGCAATCGGGGAAATCGTCGTCGGCGACGAAGAGGGTCGCACGGACGAGGACGGAATCTCCGTCTTCGACTCGACGGGACTTGCGATTCAGGACGTCGCCGCGGCGCACATCGTCTACGAACACGCCCGCGAGAACGACAACGGATACGAGTTCGACCTGCTCGGTCTCTCCGGCCGCGACGACTAA
- a CDS encoding DUF7535 family protein, whose amino-acid sequence MTEEESPGTLRRAYRTVTPGYKPRPNTEMNSLGWAMFLVMVALLVPLLPFAVAVWAVAKLLDYLAGRNGGTTE is encoded by the coding sequence ATGACTGAGGAAGAATCCCCGGGTACGTTACGACGTGCGTACAGAACGGTGACGCCGGGTTACAAACCTCGTCCGAACACTGAAATGAACTCCCTCGGATGGGCGATGTTTCTCGTCATGGTTGCCCTTCTGGTACCACTGCTCCCGTTCGCTGTGGCGGTGTGGGCGGTAGCCAAACTTCTCGACTACCTCGCCGGTCGGAACGGTGGGACGACTGAGTAG
- the leuS gene encoding leucine--tRNA ligase, translating into MEYDPQELEERWRERWAETGRYEADPSDADSADHDSDEDPTFITVPYPYPSGGMHIGHARTYTVPDVYARYRRQQGDNVLFPIAWHVTGTPIIGAVERLKKGEEKQLSVLRDTYNVSEDTLTDLETPMGFARHFIEEHYKKGMQSLGLSIDWRREFTTNDERYSKFITWQYETLKDRGLLEKGLHPVKYCTDEEQPVTTHDLLEGEEAEFQEYTLVRFGHGDTVVPMATLRPETVRGVTNAYIDPDADYVYADVDGEQWFVSAAAAEKLQLQAHDVTVERRVSGAELAGERVMNPVTGDEVLVLPADFVDAENATGVVMSVPAHSPDDYVALQEAKADDERMREYGIDPADVDDIEPIPILSVEGYGEIPAKSAVEDAGVTSSDDPALEKATKDLYNKEFHAGRLFDEYGEFAGELVEDVRTRFRDAHRDEGAFGTMQEFSEEVVCRCGADVVVAEQDTWFLRYNDEAWKQKAHDVVSRMDAIPENTRGEYDHTIDWLNEWPCIRNYGLGTRLPWDDDFVIEPLSDSTIYMAYYTIAHRLQDVPVEELDRDFFDALFYGADAVEDPDEKALELRKEWNYWYPVTYRFSANDLISNHLTFYLFHHAELFDQSNWPEGIVIMGMGLLEGEKMSSSKGHVVLPGKAIEEYGADTVRFFLLNSAEPWQDYDWRAEQVESVRNQLERFWNRADEVINSDVPEAQPELEQEDRWLLSKLQHTVSDVTEAMEQSETRSASQAAFYNFEEDLRWYRRRTDLDRPAARWTLQHVLETRLRLLAPFIPFMTNELHERLTGTPAEDAPWPEPDESFESAAVEASEAQIERLTEDIKGIQQSLANADEDVPEADPDRIRLTVAADWKRDVFQTVAEVGGDQGAVMGKVMQDPDLRERGNEVNDVVQELIEFVRGRDDDEVSALADLDEYATYEAAADFLSREFDADIELALEGEDADATKQAIPLRPAIELEAE; encoded by the coding sequence ATGGAATACGACCCGCAGGAACTTGAGGAGCGTTGGCGGGAGCGGTGGGCCGAGACCGGTCGGTACGAGGCCGACCCCTCGGACGCCGACAGCGCGGACCACGATTCCGACGAGGATCCGACGTTCATCACAGTTCCGTATCCGTATCCGAGCGGTGGGATGCACATCGGTCACGCACGGACGTACACCGTCCCCGACGTGTACGCCCGATATCGACGCCAACAGGGCGATAACGTCCTCTTCCCCATTGCGTGGCACGTCACCGGGACACCCATTATCGGGGCTGTCGAACGCCTGAAGAAGGGCGAAGAGAAACAGCTCTCTGTCCTGCGCGACACGTACAACGTCTCCGAGGATACGCTGACGGACTTGGAGACGCCGATGGGCTTTGCCCGCCACTTCATCGAGGAGCACTACAAGAAGGGGATGCAGTCGCTCGGTCTCTCCATCGACTGGCGGCGCGAATTCACGACGAACGACGAGCGCTACTCGAAGTTCATCACGTGGCAGTACGAGACGCTGAAGGACCGCGGCCTGTTGGAGAAGGGCCTGCACCCCGTCAAGTACTGTACGGACGAGGAACAACCGGTCACGACGCACGACCTGCTTGAGGGCGAGGAGGCCGAGTTCCAAGAGTACACGCTGGTCCGTTTCGGCCACGGCGATACCGTCGTCCCGATGGCGACGCTCCGACCCGAGACGGTCCGCGGCGTGACGAACGCCTATATCGACCCCGACGCCGACTACGTTTACGCCGACGTGGACGGCGAACAGTGGTTCGTCTCGGCGGCGGCAGCGGAGAAACTGCAGTTGCAGGCGCATGACGTGACGGTCGAACGCCGCGTCTCCGGCGCCGAACTGGCTGGCGAACGCGTCATGAATCCCGTCACCGGCGACGAAGTCCTCGTTCTGCCCGCGGACTTCGTGGACGCCGAGAACGCCACCGGCGTCGTCATGTCCGTCCCGGCGCACTCGCCTGACGACTACGTCGCTCTGCAGGAGGCGAAGGCGGACGACGAACGGATGCGCGAGTACGGCATCGATCCCGCCGACGTGGACGACATCGAGCCGATTCCGATTCTCTCCGTAGAGGGCTACGGCGAGATTCCGGCGAAGTCGGCTGTCGAGGACGCAGGCGTCACCTCATCGGACGACCCGGCACTGGAAAAAGCGACGAAGGACCTCTACAACAAGGAGTTCCACGCAGGTCGCCTGTTCGACGAGTACGGCGAGTTCGCTGGTGAACTCGTAGAGGACGTGCGAACGCGCTTCCGCGACGCCCACCGCGACGAGGGCGCGTTCGGCACGATGCAGGAGTTCTCCGAGGAAGTCGTCTGTCGCTGTGGTGCCGATGTCGTCGTCGCCGAACAGGATACGTGGTTCCTACGGTACAACGACGAGGCGTGGAAGCAGAAGGCCCACGACGTGGTGTCGCGGATGGACGCCATCCCCGAGAACACGCGCGGCGAGTACGACCACACTATCGACTGGCTGAACGAGTGGCCGTGCATCCGTAACTACGGACTGGGGACGCGCCTGCCGTGGGACGACGACTTCGTCATCGAGCCGCTGTCGGACTCCACTATCTACATGGCTTACTACACCATCGCGCACCGTCTGCAGGACGTGCCGGTGGAGGAGTTAGACCGCGACTTTTTCGATGCGCTGTTCTACGGTGCCGACGCCGTCGAAGACCCCGACGAGAAGGCCCTCGAACTGCGCAAAGAGTGGAACTACTGGTATCCGGTGACCTATCGGTTCTCCGCGAACGACCTCATCTCGAACCATCTGACGTTCTACCTGTTCCACCACGCGGAACTGTTCGACCAGTCGAACTGGCCGGAGGGTATCGTCATCATGGGGATGGGGCTGCTGGAGGGCGAGAAGATGTCCTCCTCGAAGGGACACGTCGTCCTTCCCGGCAAAGCCATCGAGGAGTACGGTGCAGACACCGTGCGCTTCTTCCTGCTCAACTCCGCGGAACCGTGGCAGGACTACGACTGGCGCGCCGAACAGGTCGAGTCTGTTCGTAACCAACTGGAGCGCTTCTGGAACCGCGCCGACGAGGTCATCAACTCGGACGTACCCGAGGCACAACCCGAACTCGAACAGGAGGACCGTTGGCTCCTGTCGAAACTGCAGCACACTGTCAGCGACGTGACTGAGGCGATGGAGCAGTCCGAGACGCGGAGCGCCAGTCAGGCCGCCTTCTACAACTTCGAGGAGGACCTGCGCTGGTACCGCCGCCGTACTGACTTGGACCGTCCCGCCGCACGGTGGACGCTCCAGCACGTACTGGAGACGCGCCTGCGTCTGCTTGCGCCGTTCATCCCGTTCATGACGAACGAACTGCACGAACGGCTGACCGGTACGCCTGCCGAGGATGCGCCGTGGCCCGAACCGGACGAATCGTTCGAGAGTGCGGCCGTCGAAGCCAGCGAGGCACAGATCGAACGACTGACCGAGGACATTAAAGGCATCCAGCAGTCGCTGGCGAACGCCGACGAGGACGTACCCGAGGCCGACCCCGACCGTATCCGACTCACCGTCGCCGCCGACTGGAAGCGCGATGTCTTCCAGACGGTCGCGGAGGTGGGCGGTGACCAAGGCGCGGTGATGGGGAAGGTGATGCAGGACCCCGACCTGCGCGAACGCGGGAACGAAGTCAACGATGTCGTGCAGGAACTGATCGAGTTCGTTCGCGGCCGCGACGACGACGAAGTGTCCGCGTTGGCCGACCTTGACGAGTACGCGACGTACGAGGCGGCGGCGGACTTCCTCTCTCGCGAGTTCGACGCCGACATCGAACTCGCGCTCGAAGGTGAGGACGCCGACGCGACGAAGCAGGCGATTCCGCTCCGTCCCGCTATCGAACTCGAAGCCGAATAG
- a CDS encoding Hsp20/alpha crystallin family protein, with protein MMRRSPTFDEIESMFERMARQFDEMGHQFGGSNLMSASYGMDIDVRDSDEEFVVVADLPGLEKDDIDLSVTERTLTISASREMNEETESDTESREFLRRERRHESMHRTIRLPENVIADDATASYTNGVLSVTLPKRSVESDDSHRINIE; from the coding sequence ATGATGCGACGTTCTCCCACATTCGACGAGATTGAATCGATGTTCGAGCGAATGGCCCGCCAGTTCGACGAGATGGGCCACCAGTTCGGCGGATCGAACCTGATGTCCGCCTCGTACGGGATGGACATCGATGTACGCGACAGTGACGAGGAGTTCGTCGTTGTGGCGGACCTCCCCGGATTGGAGAAAGACGATATCGACCTTTCGGTCACCGAACGAACCCTCACCATCTCCGCATCCCGCGAGATGAACGAGGAGACCGAATCCGACACCGAGTCCCGTGAGTTCCTCCGACGCGAACGTCGCCACGAGTCGATGCACCGTACGATTCGGCTTCCGGAGAACGTGATCGCTGACGACGCGACCGCATCCTACACGAACGGCGTCCTCAGTGTCACTCTCCCCAAGCGTTCTGTCGAGTCCGACGACTCACACCGAATCAATATCGAGTGA
- the hsp14 gene encoding archaeal heat shock protein Hsp14: MSPQNPFDEIEQFFKRMGREFEESGLGSLRDISVDVSETDDEFTVVADLPGYEKDDIEISASGRELTIRAEQTAETEESGDRYVRRERRQSNVRRSLTLPQEVVEEEASATYKNGVLTVTLPKETSEEDDESTSIDVV; encoded by the coding sequence ATGTCGCCCCAGAACCCCTTCGACGAGATTGAACAGTTCTTCAAGCGGATGGGCCGGGAGTTCGAGGAGTCCGGACTCGGTTCGCTTCGAGACATCTCCGTTGACGTATCGGAGACGGACGACGAATTCACCGTCGTCGCCGACCTCCCCGGATACGAGAAGGACGACATCGAAATATCAGCTTCGGGCCGCGAACTCACGATTCGCGCCGAGCAAACCGCCGAGACCGAGGAGTCGGGTGATCGCTACGTCCGCCGCGAGCGAAGGCAAAGCAACGTCCGCCGTTCGCTGACCCTTCCACAGGAAGTCGTCGAAGAGGAGGCGTCCGCAACCTACAAAAACGGTGTCCTCACCGTCACGCTCCCGAAAGAGACGAGCGAGGAGGACGACGAATCTACTAGCATCGACGTGGTGTAG
- the pheA gene encoding prephenate dehydratase translates to MQAVTLGPAGTYSHRAARAVADDVAFRESVSAIVDAVDSGEYDRGVVPIENSIEGSVTETLDAIAEADIAVTQEIVTPIRHALLAQTEEFSVVASHSQALAQCRSYLETEYPGVTLEAVASTARGVERAREDDSVAGIGHPDNAGDDLRVLAEDIQDRSSNATRFFVVAPAAERSDAGGKSTVVVYPNANYPGLLLELLEAFAERDINLSRIESRPSGNRLGDYLFHIDFEAGLYEDRAQKALESVEEIASRGWVKRLGSYDTQHVLY, encoded by the coding sequence ATGCAAGCAGTTACCTTGGGTCCAGCCGGGACGTACTCCCACCGCGCGGCCCGCGCCGTCGCCGACGACGTCGCGTTCCGCGAATCGGTGTCTGCCATCGTGGACGCCGTCGATTCGGGCGAGTACGACCGCGGTGTCGTCCCCATCGAGAACAGCATCGAAGGAAGCGTCACGGAGACGCTGGACGCCATCGCCGAGGCGGACATCGCCGTCACGCAGGAGATTGTGACCCCGATTCGGCACGCACTCCTCGCCCAAACCGAGGAGTTCTCTGTCGTCGCCTCCCATTCGCAGGCACTCGCACAGTGCCGGAGTTACTTGGAGACGGAGTATCCCGGCGTGACGCTGGAGGCCGTCGCCAGCACCGCACGCGGCGTCGAACGCGCCCGCGAGGACGACTCCGTCGCGGGCATCGGCCATCCGGATAACGCCGGTGACGACCTCCGCGTCCTCGCTGAGGATATTCAAGACCGCTCTTCGAACGCGACGCGCTTTTTCGTCGTCGCTCCCGCCGCCGAGCGTTCGGATGCGGGCGGTAAGTCCACTGTCGTCGTCTACCCCAACGCAAACTATCCGGGGCTGCTTCTCGAACTCCTCGAAGCGTTCGCCGAACGCGACATCAACCTCTCGCGCATCGAGTCGCGTCCGAGCGGGAACCGCTTGGGCGACTACCTGTTCCACATCGACTTCGAGGCCGGTCTGTACGAGGACCGCGCGCAGAAGGCGCTCGAAAGCGTGGAAGAAATCGCTTCCCGCGGGTGGGTCAAACGCCTCGGATCGTACGACACCCAGCACGTCCTTTACTGA